Within the bacterium genome, the region TCGAATCTGCACAGGTTTGAAGACTACTACGCGACCATGAGAAAGGCCGGACTTCGCATCGTTGATCTGAGAGAGATATTCATAGACGAACAGACGCGCGGCTTCTTCAAGGAAGAGGAGATCAGCGTGTACCGCTCGCTCAAGGGCACGCCGCTCTTGGCATTCTTCTTTCTCTACAGGCCGAAGGCGAAGAAATAGGACGGAGTCACCATGAAATTCGACGACAGGCTCGCTGAACTCTACATCGAATTGCAGGAGCCTCCCTCGGAAAAAGGGAGCGCCCAGGCAGTCACGCAGATCGGCAAGCTGCTCTACATAGCGCAGGCGCTTCCATATTCCTCGGGCCGCTTCCATCACCAGGGCCGCGTGGGCATCGAGGTGAAACTCGATGCGGCCAAGCTCGCGGCGAGGATGGCCGCCGTGATGGCGATCTCATACGCCAGGCATGCGCTGGGTGGTTCGCTCTCCAAGATCAAGAGGGTCGTCCAGCTCAACGGTTTCGTGGCATGCGGGGCCGACTTCAAGGATCACGAAAAGGTCCTAGACGGGGCGAGCGACCTCTTCGGCGATATCTTCGGAGTCGACGGAAAACACGCGAGGACCGCCATCGGCGCAGCGAGCCTGCCGCAGAACGCATGCGTCTGCCTCTCCGTGGTGTTTGAATTGAAGTGACTTGGGATAATTATTCCGAAGGATTCACGTACATCATCGCGGAAGCGGTCGCGGATTTCAGCCATGAGTCGGATGCGTTATCGAACGTAGCTCCGAGCGTCACCTCATCTCCCTCTGCGATCTCGGTCTTGAGATCCACGAACGGATTGTCCGACAGCTCCAGGAGTTTGTGACTCTCGTCCAGCGTGGCCTCGGACCTCCAGAACGGGACCACCCCGCCGCCGGTCGAGAGTTCTATCGAGGCGCCGAAATCAGAGAGCGCGCCGCTGACCATGATCACGCGCGAAGGGCTGTCCATCCTGTAGGATACCGTGCGCTCCGCAAACGCGCCCGGCTCGATATCCACGGTCTCATGCCCGCACGGCTCGAACTCCACGAGCATGGGCTTCACGTCCGAGAGGCTTGAGAATTCGTTCATGGGCCGCGCTACGAGGGTGATCTCGAAGTAGACCCCTGAATAACTCTGCTCAGTCGGGTTCTCAAGAACGACGGAGATCTCGAGCGGATCCGTGGACAGGACCGGATAGCCGTAGCCCTGCGGCAGCTCGACCTTCGTGAGAAGCGCCGTGGCGATGAAGGCCGGGTTGCCTGCGCCGGAATTCCCGCACATGGAATTCTCCTCATGCAGGTTCGAGACTATGGCCTGCCTCAAGAGCCCTGACGGGAGCTCCGAACCTGCGGCGTCCACGACCTTGGGCTCGAAGGCAGTCACCCAGATGTCCTCGTCGGACTGGAAGCGCATGGCGAGGGGACCCTCCTCCATCTCGGCCCCTGCCGGCAGATCGACCGGGCCCACGTGGAAGATGAACCTCTTCTGCCAGGCTTCCTCGGCGAGCTCATCATCCACATCAGGCTCGTTGAGGCCCACCATTACGTCGCCGTCAGGGGATATGAAGACAGGGGCGTCGGTGCCTTTGCAGCCGGCCTGCATGAGCAAGGCTGCCGTCATCGTGAATGCGATAAAAAACGTGATTTTATTGATGAATTTGGCTTTCATAGCCCGCGAATCTAAGGATATCGGCCGCTGATGCCAATATGCATGGCGTCAAAGGCCTGTAACGCGACGGATCAAAAAAATCGCCCTTCCCCCTTGACTGTGGATAACTAGACATTATATGGTCCGCAACCCGCAGCGTTAGCACTCCATTGGTGCGAGTGCCAACCGCGGAAAAGATCGAAAATTCAGCTACTAACAAAGGAGGAAGTGATATGAGCACAAAGATCAGACCGCTGCACGACCGCATCCTCGTCAAGCGTCTCACCAACGAGGAGAAGACAAAAGGGGGGATCATCATCCCTGACACTGCCAAGGAAAAGCCGCAGGAAGGCGAGATCATCGCCGTGGGCAACGGCAAGATCCTCGAGAACGGCCAGAAGCTGAACCTCGACGTG harbors:
- a CDS encoding RidA family protein gives rise to the protein MKFDDRLAELYIELQEPPSEKGSAQAVTQIGKLLYIAQALPYSSGRFHHQGRVGIEVKLDAAKLAARMAAVMAISYARHALGGSLSKIKRVVQLNGFVACGADFKDHEKVLDGASDLFGDIFGVDGKHARTAIGAASLPQNACVCLSVVFELK
- the groES gene encoding co-chaperone GroES — protein: MSTKIRPLHDRILVKRLTNEEKTKGGIIIPDTAKEKPQEGEIIAVGNGKILENGQKLNLDVKIGDKILFTKYAGNEIKIDGVEYTIMREDDILGIVNA